A window of Clostridium botulinum BKT015925 contains these coding sequences:
- a CDS encoding phage scaffolding protein → MGIKELLKKLGYSDEDITKIENGMKENKIYTTSEENMDIRYSKLKEQKEQLESDLKEANKTLDKVKKDNKDIESLQTEIENYKNKAAESEAARAKEQKEFTIKSKLKDAGCTDLDYMLYKLGDIEKLDIEKELDNKVKELSENNASFFKVENQESNKDNPKIIVNKLPGADNPPQSFTMDQLKNMTAEEINKNWDTIKDLKFDE, encoded by the coding sequence ATGGGAATAAAAGAATTATTAAAAAAATTAGGTTACTCTGATGAGGATATAACTAAAATAGAAAATGGAATGAAAGAAAATAAGATATATACTACATCAGAGGAAAATATGGACATAAGGTATTCAAAACTCAAAGAACAGAAAGAACAACTAGAAAGTGATTTAAAAGAAGCTAATAAGACATTAGATAAAGTTAAGAAGGACAATAAAGACATAGAGAGCTTACAAACTGAAATTGAAAATTACAAAAATAAGGCAGCAGAATCAGAAGCGGCTAGAGCAAAAGAACAAAAGGAGTTTACTATTAAGAGTAAGTTAAAAGATGCTGGATGTACTGACTTAGATTATATGCTTTATAAGTTAGGAGATATTGAAAAATTAGATATTGAAAAAGAGTTAGATAATAAAGTAAAGGAGCTTAGTGAAAACAATGCTTCTTTTTTTAAAGTTGAAAATCAAGAATCTAATAAAGATAACCCTAAGATAATTGTTAATAAGTTGCCTGGAGCAGATAATCCACCACAAAGTTTTACAATGGATCAGTTAAAAAATATGACAGCAGAAGAAATAAATAAAAATTGGGACACAATAAAAGATTTAAAATTTGATGAATAA
- a CDS encoding phage tail tape measure protein — protein sequence MELFALMGKIAVNGKDANKEIDSVTGHAKNAEGKISGAFSKIGKVVAGAFTVGAVAAFEKKIVDTYSTYDDQMRKVQAVSGATGKQFMELRAKAEDLGAKTRFSATEAGQGMENLARAGWKTGEIMQGVGPVLSFATANAIDLGQAAGIVSNGLSQFGLKAKDTTMFTDVLSATAASANTDISLLGETFKYCGPVAGSLGYKLQDVAVAIGLMANKGIVGSQAGTTLRSAFTKLANPTGASAKAMKKLGIALTDSTGKVKPFTTLMQELRGKFSKLTDAQKAQMASTIFGQEAMSGMLAVVNSSDEEFNKMTKAIGNCDGQTKKMADTMDGGLGGAIAGVKSAFEGLLIKLGGMQEGILVDGFRKLAEILQNLPAKIQNVSNKINSFKNFLKNNETTIKAVIIALSVLSTGILVYSGKLTVATIATKAISAAQTIYIAGMYAAEFATKAFGIALNFVTSPIGIVTLAVAAFAAAAYLIYKNWDKIGPWLSNLWNSIKEIAENVWNGLKDFFSTTWQAIVDIFTTIWEGIKWPFQMLWEVIKAIVLSVITVIKTIIQTELNIIKAIWELIWNSIKGFILPVWNVIKTTIQTVINAIKNIITTAWNAIKGVTTTVWNAIKGVITTVWNGIKSVVTSVINVVKSVITTVWNAIKSVTSSVWNGIKGVISSVWNGIKSVVTGAVNGVKSVITGVWNTIKSVTSSVWNGIKETIQTPIRIAAEFVGKQIDRIKGFFSRLSIKFPHIKLPHFKLDGEFSLMPPKVPHLGVDWYAEGGILTKPTVFGMMNGRPQVGGEAGPEAVLPIEKLSDILVDTLKNMGMEKPIIIQLDGRTIAQVTAPYMSEELSFRNKRRF from the coding sequence ATGGAGTTATTTGCTCTGATGGGTAAAATTGCAGTAAACGGTAAGGATGCAAACAAGGAAATAGATAGTGTAACTGGACATGCTAAAAATGCAGAAGGTAAAATTTCAGGAGCGTTTTCTAAGATAGGAAAGGTAGTTGCTGGTGCATTTACAGTAGGTGCAGTAGCAGCGTTTGAAAAAAAGATAGTAGACACATATAGTACCTATGATGACCAGATGAGAAAAGTACAAGCGGTTAGTGGAGCAACAGGCAAGCAATTTATGGAGTTACGGGCGAAAGCAGAAGATTTAGGGGCCAAGACAAGGTTTAGTGCAACGGAAGCTGGACAAGGAATGGAGAACCTTGCTAGAGCCGGTTGGAAAACAGGCGAGATTATGCAAGGTGTAGGTCCAGTTTTAAGTTTTGCTACTGCGAATGCTATTGACCTTGGTCAAGCCGCCGGAATAGTGTCTAATGGATTAAGTCAATTTGGGTTAAAAGCCAAAGATACAACAATGTTTACAGATGTTCTAAGTGCAACTGCTGCATCAGCTAATACAGATATTAGTTTATTAGGAGAAACTTTTAAATATTGTGGTCCAGTAGCAGGATCATTAGGTTATAAACTTCAAGACGTTGCTGTAGCAATTGGACTTATGGCTAACAAAGGAATAGTTGGTTCTCAAGCTGGTACAACCCTTAGAAGTGCATTTACTAAGTTAGCTAATCCAACTGGAGCAAGTGCTAAAGCTATGAAGAAACTGGGTATAGCGCTCACAGATAGTACAGGAAAAGTTAAACCATTTACTACACTCATGCAAGAATTAAGAGGTAAGTTTAGTAAGCTTACAGATGCACAAAAAGCTCAAATGGCATCAACTATATTTGGGCAAGAAGCTATGTCTGGTATGCTTGCAGTTGTGAACTCTAGTGATGAAGAATTTAATAAAATGACTAAAGCTATAGGTAATTGTGATGGACAAACGAAGAAAATGGCTGATACTATGGACGGTGGACTTGGTGGAGCTATAGCAGGAGTAAAAAGTGCTTTTGAAGGTCTACTTATCAAATTAGGTGGAATGCAAGAAGGTATTTTAGTTGATGGGTTTAGAAAGTTAGCAGAAATACTTCAAAACTTACCAGCTAAAATACAAAATGTAAGTAATAAAATAAATTCATTTAAGAATTTTTTAAAAAATAATGAAACAACAATAAAAGCAGTTATAATTGCATTAAGTGTTTTGAGTACTGGCATATTAGTGTATAGTGGAAAACTTACAGTAGCCACAATAGCTACTAAAGCGATTAGTGCTGCACAAACTATATATATAGCTGGAATGTATGCAGCTGAATTTGCAACAAAAGCATTTGGGATTGCTTTGAATTTTGTTACATCTCCTATAGGAATTGTTACTTTAGCAGTTGCCGCGTTTGCAGCAGCAGCTTATTTAATATATAAAAATTGGGATAAGATAGGACCTTGGTTAAGCAATCTTTGGAATAGTATTAAAGAAATTGCTGAAAATGTTTGGAATGGGTTGAAAGATTTCTTTTCAACTACATGGCAAGCAATAGTGGATATATTTACAACCATATGGGAAGGCATTAAGTGGCCATTCCAAATGTTGTGGGAAGTTATAAAAGCTATAGTACTTTCTGTAATAACTGTAATAAAGACTATAATTCAAACTGAGTTAAATATTATAAAAGCTATATGGGAACTTATCTGGAATAGTATAAAAGGGTTTATACTTCCTGTTTGGAATGTTATAAAAACTACAATACAAACAGTTATAAATGCTATAAAAAATATAATAACAACAGCGTGGAATGCAATTAAAGGTGTTACTACAACGGTTTGGAACGCTATTAAAGGCGTGATAACAACTGTATGGAATGGTATAAAGAGCGTAGTTACTTCTGTTATAAATGTAGTTAAGTCAGTAATAACAACAGTATGGAATGCTATTAAAAGTGTTACGAGTTCAGTTTGGAATGGAATAAAAGGTGTTATAAGTAGTGTATGGAATGGTATTAAGAGTGTAGTTACTGGTGCAGTAAATGGAGTTAAATCAGTAATTACTGGAGTATGGAATACAATTAAATCTGTAACTAGCAGTGTGTGGAATGGTATTAAAGAAACAATACAAACACCTATTAGGATAGCAGCAGAATTTGTTGGTAAGCAAATAGATAGAATCAAAGGATTCTTTTCTAGACTTAGTATTAAATTTCCACACATTAAACTACCACATTTTAAACTAGATGGAGAATTTAGTTTAATGCCACCAAAGGTACCACATCTTGGAGTTGATTGGTATGCTGAAGGTGGTATATTAACAAAACCAACTGTATTCGGGATGATGAATGGTAGACCACAAGTTGGGGGAGAAGCTGGACCCGAAGCGGTACTTCCTATAGAAAAATTAAGTGATATATTAGTAGATACGTTGAAAAATATGGGTATGGAAAAGCCCATTATAATACAACTAGATGGAAGAACAATAGCACAAGTTACAGCTCCATATATGAGTGAAGAATTAAGTTTTAGGAACAAGAGGAGGTTTTAA
- a CDS encoding BppU family phage baseplate upper protein, with protein sequence MDKVFNLKIDTKNKNISTVTGFKQFDNNSILNIILLQNNLALDITNCTARLNFKREDNKVLLYMADVVNAKEGKLSIKLSSKVLEKAGIVQTDISVFDSNLLKITSDTFNMKVEKSIFDDTFFTDKDLDLMQQEYVREKERQSNENTRKANENSRVQAETKRNSSENTRISNEEARKKAENTRVSEWNSVKKDATNIKNALDNTISTANKTKDNLQNTINAGDELKQELNPQNYVKNVEYEKHKKEVAAQYEETAKQLNNFGGRNYLLNSTITSLNHWSERFQKNNRDEKNKIDIKDNTCHIVNTKQDLIGIYQKPIDMDLRYDYSLSFDVKCDKKADMLIGFSTTGIQINIEPTKGEWIRIKKRVGKPVRLTNDIILYAKQGSEVYIRNAKVEKGFVATDWTLAPEEVIANSKRLDDIEKILIDKGYMKVTQKL encoded by the coding sequence TTGGATAAGGTATTTAATTTAAAGATAGATACTAAGAATAAAAATATATCTACAGTTACAGGATTTAAGCAGTTTGATAATAATTCTATCCTAAATATTATTTTATTGCAGAATAATCTAGCTTTAGATATAACTAATTGTACTGCAAGACTTAATTTTAAAAGAGAAGATAATAAAGTATTACTCTACATGGCTGATGTAGTTAATGCTAAAGAAGGTAAATTAAGTATTAAACTAAGTTCAAAAGTATTAGAAAAAGCAGGCATAGTACAAACTGACATAAGTGTATTTGATAGCAATTTACTAAAGATTACCAGTGATACTTTTAATATGAAGGTAGAAAAAAGTATATTTGATGATACTTTTTTTACTGACAAAGATTTAGACTTAATGCAGCAAGAGTATGTTCGAGAAAAAGAAAGACAATCTAATGAGAACACTCGGAAAGCTAATGAAAATTCTAGGGTACAAGCTGAAACTAAAAGAAATTCTAGTGAGAATACTAGAATATCTAATGAAGAAGCTAGAAAAAAAGCTGAGAATACTAGAGTTAGCGAATGGAATAGTGTAAAAAAAGATGCTACTAATATAAAGAATGCTTTAGATAATACAATATCTACTGCAAATAAAACTAAAGATAATTTGCAAAATACAATTAATGCTGGAGATGAATTGAAACAAGAATTAAATCCTCAAAACTATGTTAAAAATGTAGAATATGAAAAACATAAAAAAGAAGTTGCTGCACAATATGAAGAAACTGCGAAACAGTTAAATAATTTTGGTGGTAGAAATTATTTATTGAATAGCACTATAACAAGTCTAAATCATTGGTCAGAAAGATTTCAAAAAAATAACAGAGATGAAAAAAATAAAATTGATATAAAAGATAATACTTGTCACATAGTAAATACTAAACAAGATTTGATTGGTATTTATCAAAAGCCTATAGATATGGATTTACGTTATGACTATTCATTGAGTTTTGATGTTAAATGTGATAAAAAAGCAGATATGTTAATAGGATTTTCTACAACAGGCATTCAAATAAATATAGAACCTACTAAAGGTGAATGGATAAGAATTAAGAAACGAGTGGGTAAGCCTGTAAGATTAACAAATGATATAATCCTATATGCAAAGCAAGGTTCAGAAGTATATATAAGAAATGCTAAAGTAGAAAAGGGTTTTGTTGCAACAGATTGGACACTTGCACCCGAGGAAGTTATTGCAAATTCCAAACGTTTAGATGATATCGAAAAAATTTTAATAGATAAGGGATACATGAAAGTAACACAAAAATTATAA
- a CDS encoding phage tail spike protein, producing MINIYDSKEKDFIHNGLAILNNAIRCEIEEELNGFYGLELEYPIFDKKSNYLIKDNVIKANTPNGYQLFRIYRPVKNMGIICVYAKHIFYDLIDNFIESYRTGSVNANVALEGILNNTQYPHNFKTSSNINKISDAFYVRKNPIQALIGENENSFLSRWGGELKRDNFNISILNFIGADKGITISYGKNLLGLEEDLDNSEVVTRIMPTGLTENDSIIMLSEKYIDSPNIDKYPFPKIKHLHFGDIKVDSEKGITESDVRKMLREKVLKLYQIQHIDIPKANYKVDFVELSKTEEYKNYSCLEKVSLGDIVTVQHKKMGIDIRQKVIKYKWDSLLGKYLEVELGSFKENLSTDFDNLSNSIDEVKESLENTKKQFTSKIDQQDDRITLTVEEINKTNTKIEQTASSIMLEVNDTTENLNSKIIQNADNIALVVDGGEINGNALVSAINMSDKKIGMRALNIDLDGYVTFRNLERGETTIDGSSIKTGTIDADEIGSRITTVSKFIHFNGHNGLGGIGLNRDNDLWLYSNGDVIIDARRMKFENGDRVATREWVEEQLEKIKK from the coding sequence ATGATAAATATATATGATAGCAAAGAAAAAGATTTTATCCACAACGGACTTGCAATTTTAAACAATGCTATAAGATGTGAAATAGAAGAAGAACTTAATGGTTTTTACGGATTGGAATTAGAATATCCTATATTCGATAAAAAGTCTAATTATTTAATTAAGGATAATGTAATAAAAGCCAATACTCCTAATGGTTATCAATTGTTTCGTATATATAGACCAGTTAAAAATATGGGAATTATATGCGTATATGCAAAACATATTTTTTATGATCTAATAGATAATTTTATAGAAAGTTATAGAACAGGTTCTGTTAATGCTAATGTTGCACTTGAAGGAATTTTAAATAATACACAATATCCTCATAATTTTAAAACTAGTAGTAATATAAACAAGATATCAGATGCATTTTATGTTAGAAAAAATCCAATACAAGCTTTAATAGGAGAGAATGAAAATAGCTTTTTAAGTAGATGGGGTGGAGAGCTTAAAAGGGATAATTTCAATATTTCTATACTTAATTTTATAGGCGCTGATAAAGGTATAACTATAAGCTATGGTAAGAATTTGCTAGGGTTAGAAGAGGATTTAGATAACAGTGAAGTTGTAACAAGGATTATGCCAACAGGACTTACAGAGAATGATTCAATAATTATGTTATCAGAAAAATATATAGATTCTCCTAATATAGATAAATATCCGTTTCCAAAGATAAAACACTTACATTTTGGGGATATAAAAGTGGATAGTGAAAAAGGCATAACAGAATCAGATGTAAGAAAAATGCTTAGAGAAAAAGTCCTAAAGTTATATCAAATTCAACATATAGACATTCCTAAGGCTAATTACAAAGTAGATTTTGTAGAGCTATCCAAGACAGAAGAGTATAAAAATTATAGTTGCTTAGAAAAAGTTAGTTTAGGGGATATAGTAACAGTTCAACATAAAAAAATGGGTATAGACATAAGGCAAAAAGTAATTAAATATAAATGGGATAGTCTATTAGGGAAATACTTAGAGGTAGAGCTTGGAAGTTTTAAAGAAAACTTATCTACGGATTTTGATAATCTATCTAATTCTATAGATGAAGTAAAAGAAAGTTTAGAAAATACTAAGAAACAATTTACCTCTAAAATAGACCAGCAAGATGATAGAATTACTCTTACTGTAGAAGAAATTAATAAGACCAATACAAAGATAGAGCAAACTGCTAGTAGCATAATGTTAGAAGTAAATGACACTACAGAAAATTTAAATTCTAAGATAATTCAAAATGCAGATAATATTGCATTAGTGGTTGATGGAGGAGAAATTAATGGCAATGCTTTGGTTAGCGCTATAAATATGAGTGATAAAAAAATAGGAATGAGAGCGCTTAACATTGATTTAGATGGCTACGTAACTTTTAGAAATTTAGAGAGGGGAGAAACTACTATAGATGGTTCTAGTATAAAAACTGGAACAATAGATGCTGATGAAATAGGTTCAAGAATAACGACGGTTAGTAAGTTTATACATTTTAATGGACACAATGGTCTTGGTGGTATTGGATTAAATCGAGACAATGATTTATGGCTATATAGTAACGGTGACGTTATTATTGATGCTCGTAGAATGAAGTTTGAAAATGGAGATAGAGTAGCAACGAGAGAATGGGTTGAAGAGCAATTAGAAAAAATTAAGAAATAG
- a CDS encoding phage head closure protein, protein MDTSRAPSFSIMEIAKKDNGIGGKIENQTKLFEIKGFLDLLTGDETNTNNAFIQESSHILITDYREDIRNKNWMVDSNGNRYNIVLVDDPVSMHNHLELYLKFIGEHNV, encoded by the coding sequence ATGGATACTTCAAGAGCACCAAGTTTTTCAATTATGGAAATTGCTAAAAAAGATAATGGTATAGGGGGAAAAATAGAAAATCAAACTAAATTATTTGAGATAAAAGGATTCTTAGATTTATTAACTGGAGATGAAACAAATACAAATAATGCTTTCATTCAAGAAAGTTCTCACATCCTTATAACTGATTATAGGGAAGATATAAGAAATAAGAACTGGATGGTAGATAGTAATGGTAATAGATATAATATAGTTCTGGTAGATGATCCTGTATCGATGCATAACCATTTAGAATTGTATTTAAAATTTATAGGTGAGCATAATGTTTAG
- a CDS encoding distal tail protein Dit — protein sequence MYGFEFNNKYSKDLGIYVGKRPSIPKAQKVINHIEVPGRSGTLIEDTGAYKNIELSFECTIKDDNVEGKIILLNNWLDGSGILKLDYLTNFFFKVKEVKFNGIDVDYITGDFTVVFVCDPFKYYIDNSTIEIKNPTIIYSPEFSYKSEPIIKVYGKGDIKLNINKYSIKLLNVQDYVTADSALQECYKDNCNNKMCGEFPVLIEENKISWEGDISKIEIIPNWRCL from the coding sequence TTGTATGGATTTGAGTTTAATAATAAATATTCTAAAGACTTAGGGATATATGTAGGTAAAAGACCTTCTATTCCTAAAGCTCAAAAAGTAATTAATCATATTGAAGTACCTGGCAGAAGTGGAACTTTAATAGAAGATACAGGAGCTTATAAAAATATAGAGTTATCATTTGAGTGTACTATTAAAGATGATAATGTAGAAGGAAAAATAATATTATTAAACAATTGGTTAGATGGTTCTGGGATTTTAAAACTAGACTATTTAACCAACTTCTTTTTTAAAGTAAAAGAGGTTAAGTTTAATGGAATAGACGTTGATTATATAACTGGAGATTTTACAGTTGTTTTTGTATGTGATCCATTTAAATATTATATAGATAATTCTACTATAGAAATAAAAAATCCTACCATTATATATAGTCCAGAATTTAGTTATAAATCCGAACCAATAATTAAGGTTTATGGTAAAGGGGATATAAAGCTAAATATAAATAAGTACTCTATAAAATTATTAAATGTACAAGATTATGTTACTGCAGATTCTGCACTACAAGAGTGTTACAAAGATAACTGTAATAATAAAATGTGTGGAGAGTTCCCTGTTCTTATAGAAGAAAATAAGATAAGTTGGGAAGGTGATATATCTAAAATAGAGATAATACCAAATTGGAGGTGTTTATAA
- a CDS encoding glucosaminidase domain-containing protein: protein MSMQTSFINSIKDGAIASQKKHGVLASITISQAILESAWGRSQLSDKYKNLFGIKADAGWKGPRVNMQTGEYRNGSHVMENWGFRVYNSYAESIEDHALFLVNNPRYRRNGFFDAKNYTGQAKALVRAGYATSPDYAKQLIQLIEQYNLSQYDNCSSSICTTSNKKLWDICINGQIVKKLQEELNKQCNAGLKVDGYFGESTLNKCCIVKQGARGNITKIIQKILINKNYKIQADGIFGEATVNSIKHFQGNKNLVQDGVVGKNTWKALFKK, encoded by the coding sequence ATGTCAATGCAAACAAGTTTTATCAATTCAATTAAGGATGGAGCAATAGCTTCACAAAAAAAACATGGAGTTTTAGCTTCAATAACTATTAGTCAAGCGATTTTAGAAAGTGCATGGGGAAGAAGTCAGTTGTCAGATAAGTATAAAAATCTATTTGGTATTAAAGCTGATGCAGGTTGGAAAGGTCCAAGAGTTAATATGCAAACGGGAGAATACAGAAATGGCTCACATGTTATGGAAAACTGGGGCTTTAGAGTTTATAATTCTTATGCAGAAAGCATAGAAGACCATGCACTATTTTTAGTTAATAATCCACGATATCGAAGAAATGGGTTCTTTGACGCTAAAAATTATACTGGACAGGCAAAAGCACTAGTTAGGGCAGGATATGCTACTAGTCCAGACTATGCTAAACAGTTAATACAACTTATAGAACAGTATAATTTAAGCCAATATGATAACTGTAGTTCTAGCATTTGTACCACCTCAAATAAAAAATTGTGGGATATATGTATAAATGGACAAATAGTTAAAAAGTTACAAGAAGAATTAAATAAGCAGTGTAATGCAGGCTTAAAAGTGGATGGTTATTTTGGAGAATCTACATTAAATAAATGTTGTATAGTTAAGCAAGGTGCAAGAGGAAACATAACTAAGATTATTCAAAAGATACTTATAAATAAAAATTATAAAATACAAGCTGATGGAATTTTTGGAGAAGCTACAGTAAACTCTATTAAACATTTTCAAGGAAATAAAAATTTAGTTCAAGATGGTGTAGTTGGCAAAAATACCTGGAAGGCTTTATTTAAAAAGTAA
- a CDS encoding P22 phage major capsid protein family protein, with protein sequence MSVKNFIPQIWSARLLANLDKKLVYANAVNRDYEGEIKKFGDTVKINQMGDVTVKDYKDGKIDDPEELKSSQTILTIDQAKYFNFKVDDVDKAQANITLVDKGMGRASYAVQDVIDQFIAAFVKDAKIKMGSSSKPIELIPTNAYDILVDLGVELDNKNVPRVGRFAILPPFYLGLLSKDARFTKEYKILENGVVEGATVAGFSLRMSNNVSVSSGNYSIMAGTDMAISFAGQVTEIEAYRPEKSFADAMKGLYVFGAKVVQSDCLACLTVKQKVAEA encoded by the coding sequence ATGTCAGTAAAGAATTTTATACCACAAATATGGAGTGCAAGATTACTTGCTAACTTAGATAAAAAGTTAGTTTATGCTAATGCAGTAAATAGAGATTATGAAGGAGAAATTAAGAAGTTTGGTGATACTGTTAAGATAAATCAAATGGGTGATGTAACAGTTAAAGACTATAAAGATGGAAAGATAGATGATCCAGAAGAATTAAAATCTAGTCAAACTATACTTACAATAGACCAAGCAAAGTATTTTAATTTTAAAGTTGATGATGTAGATAAGGCACAAGCAAATATAACTCTAGTAGATAAAGGGATGGGAAGAGCATCATATGCAGTACAAGATGTTATAGACCAATTCATTGCTGCATTTGTTAAAGATGCAAAAATAAAAATGGGGAGTTCATCAAAACCAATAGAATTAATTCCAACTAATGCTTATGATATTTTAGTAGATTTAGGTGTTGAATTAGATAATAAGAATGTTCCAAGGGTAGGTAGATTTGCTATTTTACCACCTTTTTATTTAGGGTTACTTTCTAAGGATGCAAGATTTACAAAAGAATATAAGATATTAGAAAATGGAGTTGTTGAAGGTGCTACAGTAGCTGGGTTTAGTCTACGAATGTCTAATAACGTTTCAGTATCTTCAGGAAATTATTCTATAATGGCTGGAACAGATATGGCTATTAGTTTTGCTGGACAAGTAACTGAAATAGAAGCATATAGACCAGAAAAATCATTTGCGGATGCAATGAAAGGATTATATGTATTTGGTGCTAAAGTAGTTCAATCAGATTGTTTAGCATGTTTAACTGTAAAGCAAAAGGTAGCGGAAGCATAG
- a CDS encoding HK97-gp10 family putative phage morphogenesis protein yields the protein MFRDNSRACKSAIKMANIKWLKAAALVIQSQAKALAPVNTSNLKTSINYKIQVSKLEAYIGTNADYAVYVEFGTGEFAENGQGRKGGWGYVDPGGKFHFTKGMKPKPYLRPAYRQNKQQVKKLLIKYLSELGNTNKITWNRNQYKK from the coding sequence ATGTTTAGAGATAATAGTAGAGCATGTAAAAGTGCTATAAAAATGGCTAATATAAAATGGCTTAAAGCTGCTGCTTTGGTTATACAAAGTCAAGCTAAAGCATTAGCTCCAGTTAATACATCTAATTTAAAAACAAGTATAAATTATAAAATACAAGTATCAAAATTAGAAGCATATATAGGAACTAATGCTGATTATGCAGTTTATGTTGAATTTGGTACTGGAGAATTTGCAGAGAATGGTCAAGGCAGAAAAGGTGGCTGGGGATATGTAGACCCTGGCGGTAAATTTCATTTTACTAAAGGGATGAAACCTAAACCTTATTTAAGACCAGCTTATAGGCAAAATAAACAACAGGTAAAAAAACTTTTAATTAAATACTTATCTGAATTAGGTAATACAAATAAAATTACTTGGAATAGAAATCAATATAAGAAATAA
- a CDS encoding DUF4352 domain-containing protein: protein MENQKIKKPFYKKWWFWVIVIIIGIGAIGTNESKDNPKKVGETSAKVTEKKEESNKTKIFKVGDVIELKDLKVKVNKVYNVKGNEFSKPKDGNEFIAVDCTVENISKEEKAVSSLAMFKVVDKDGRACEYSLTGQTAANSGQMDGQITPGRKLTGVYVVEVPKGTTGLELEFDNSFLLGEQVIVKLN from the coding sequence ATGGAAAATCAGAAGATAAAAAAGCCATTTTATAAAAAATGGTGGTTTTGGGTAATTGTAATTATAATTGGTATAGGAGCAATAGGTACTAATGAGAGCAAAGATAATCCTAAAAAAGTAGGGGAAACAAGTGCAAAAGTAACAGAGAAAAAAGAAGAGTCAAATAAGACTAAAATATTTAAGGTTGGAGATGTTATAGAATTAAAAGATCTGAAAGTCAAAGTTAATAAGGTTTATAACGTCAAGGGAAATGAATTTTCAAAGCCCAAAGATGGAAATGAATTTATTGCTGTAGATTGTACAGTGGAAAATATATCAAAAGAAGAAAAAGCAGTATCTTCATTAGCAATGTTTAAAGTTGTGGATAAAGATGGTAGAGCATGCGAATATTCACTTACAGGTCAAACAGCTGCTAATTCAGGTCAAATGGATGGACAAATTACTCCAGGCAGAAAATTAACAGGAGTATATGTTGTGGAAGTACCAAAAGGAACTACTGGATTAGAGTTAGAATTCGATAATTCTTTCCTTTTAGGAGAACAAGTAATAGTAAAATTAAATTAA